The Medicago truncatula cultivar Jemalong A17 chromosome 4, MtrunA17r5.0-ANR, whole genome shotgun sequence genome includes a region encoding these proteins:
- the LOC25480633 gene encoding sugar transport protein 7 — protein sequence MEDGVAKVRADQYNGRVTVHVILACIVAATGGSLFGYDVGISGGVTSMDDFLLKFFPSVYKQKMHAHENNYCKYNNQVLAAFTSVLYISGLVASLVASTITRKYGRKISIIVGGISFLIGSILNAAAANLGMLIIGRILLGVGIGFGDQAIPLYLSEMAPTHLRGGLNMMFQVATTLGIFAANMINFGTRNIKPWGWRLSLGLAAIPAVLMTVGGILIPETPNSLIERGSKEKGRKVLEKLRGTKDVDAEFQDMVEASELANSIKHPFRNILEKRYRPELVMAICMPAFQILTGINSILFYAPVLFQSMGFGKDASLYSSALTGGVLLLSTFISIAIVDRLGRRPLLISGGIQMIICQVIVAIILGIKFGDNQELSKGYSLSVVVAICLFVLAFGWSWGPLGWTVPSEIFPLEIRSAGQSITVAVNLLFTFIIAQTFLSLLCSFKFGIFLFFAGWITIMTIFVVLFLPETKGIPIEEMAIMWKKHWFWKRILP from the exons ATGGAGGATGGTGTGGCTAAGGTGAGGGCAGATCAATACAATGGGAGAGTCACAGTTCATGTCATCCTTGCTTGCATTGTTGCTGCCACTGGAGGGTCTCTATTTGGCTATGATGTTGGTATTTCAG GAGGAGTTACTTCTATGGATGACTTTCTTCTTAAGTTTTTCCCATCAgtatacaaacaaaaaatgcaCGCACATGAAAACAACTACTGCAAGTATAACAATCAGGTCCTTGCAGCATTTACCTCTGTTTTATACATTTCTGGTTTAGTTGCATCCTTGGTGGCATCTACGATTACAAGGAAATATGGACGGAAAATAAGTATCATAGTTGGTGGTATCAGTTTTCTCATCGGATCAATTCTGAATGCTGCAGCTGCTAATCTAGGAATGCTTATCATAGGTCGAATTCTGCTTGGTGTAGGCATTGGTTTTGGAGATCAG GCGATTCCTCTTTACTTGTCAGAGATGGCGCCAACACACCTACGAGGAGGCCTAAACATGATGTTTCAAGTTGCAACCACACTTGGCATTTTTGCAGCAAATATGATCAATTTTGGAACACGCAATATTAAGCCATGGGGGTGGAGGCTGTCCCTTGGACTTGCTGCAATACCAGCGGTTTTGATGACTGTTGGAGGAATACTTATTCCGGAGACTCCAAATAGCTTAATAGAACGAGGATCAAAGGAAAAAGGAAGGAAGGTCCTTGAAAAACTCAGAGGAACAAAGGATGTTGATGCTGAGTTCCAAGATATGGTTGAAGCAAGTGAGTTGGCAAACTCAATAAAGCACCCTTTCCGGAACATACTTGAAAAACGATACAGGCCAGAGCTGGTCATGGCTATATGCATGCCAGCGTTCCAGATTCTTACCGGCATAAATTCAATTCTCTTTTATGCTCCCGTGCTATTTCAAAGCATGGGATTTGGCAAAGACGCGTCTCTCTACTCCTCGGCCTTGACTGGGGGAGTTCTTctattatcaacattcatttctATTGCAATCGTAGATAGATTGGGGAGAAGGCCTCTACTCATCAGTGGTGGAATACAAATGATTATATGCCAG GTCATAGTTGCCATAATCTTGGGGATCAAGTTTGGAGACAACCAAGAATTGTCAAAAGGCTATTCATTGTCAGTAGTAGTTGCAATTTGTCTATTTGTTCTAGCATTTGGATGGTCATGGGGGCCACTAGGGTGGACAGTCCCAAGTGAGATATTTCCATTAGAAATCCGATCAGCAGGGCAGAGTATAACAGTTGCTGTAAACCTTCTTTTCACTTTCATAATCGCACAGACGTTCCTTTCTCTTTTATGTTCATTCAAGTTTGGGATCTTCCTGTTTTTTGCTGGCTGGATAACCATCATGACcatatttgttgttttgttccTACCTGAAACTAAGGGAATTCCCATTGAAGAGATGGCAATTATGTGGAAGAAACACTGGTTTTGGAAAAGGATACTACCATAG
- the LOC11409069 gene encoding sugar transport protein 7 yields the protein MEDGSSPTGGGTVDKGRAEQYKGRVTVHVIIACIVAATGGSLFGYDVGISGGVASMDDFLQNFFPAVYKHKLEAHENNYCKYNNQGISAFTSTLYISGLVASIIAAPITRRYGRRTSIIIGGINFLIGSALNAAAVDLEMLIIGRVLQGVGIGFGNQAIPLYLSEMAPTHFRGGLNMMFQVATTFGIFTANMINYGTQQIQPWGWRLALGLAAIPTLLMTIGGIFIPETPNSLIERGSKEQGRKLLEKIRGTNEVDAEFQDMLDAGELANSIKHPYYNILKRRYRPELVMAICMPAFQILTGINSILFYAPMLFQSMGFGRQASLYSSALTGVVLAGSTFISIATVDRLGRRPLLISGGIQMIVCQVSAAIILGIKFGENQELSKSYSISVVIILSLFVLAFGWSWGPLGWTVPSEIFPLEIRSAGQSITVAVNLLFTFIIAQAFLSLLCFFKYGIFLFFAGWTALMTLFVFLFLPETKGIPIEEMSILLRKHWFWKMVLPDDAV from the exons atggaAGATGGGTCTTCCCCTACGGGTGGTGGTACTGTAGATAAGGGAAGAGCTGAGCAATATAAAGGAAGGGTCACTGTTCATGTTATCATTGCTTGCATTGTTGCTGCTACTGGTGGGTCCCTTTTTGGCTATGATGTTGGTATTTCAG GAGGAGTTGCTTCCATGGATGACTTTCTTCAGAATTTCTTCCCCGCAGTGTACAAACATAAATTGGAAGCCCATGAAAACAACTATTGCAAGTATAACAACCAGGGCATTTCTGCATTTACATCTACTTTATACATTTCTGGTTTAGTTGCATCCATAATCGCAGCTCCAATTACGCGGAGGTATGGACGAAGGACAAGTATCATAATTGGTGGTATCAACTTTCTCATTGGATCAGCTCTGAATGCTGCAGCGGTTGATCTTGAAATGCTTATCATTGGAAGGGTTTTGCAAGGTGTTGGCATTGGATTTGGAAATCAG GCTATTCCGCTGTACTTGTCGGAGATGGCGCCAACACACTTTCGAGGAGGATTGAACATGATGTTTCAAGTTGCAACCACGTTTGGGATTTTTACAGCAAATATGATCAATTATGGAACACAACAGATTCAACCCTGGGGGTGGAGGCTGGCCCTTGGCCTTGCTGCAATTCCAACTCTTTTGATGACTATCGGAGGAATATTTATTCCAGAGACTCCAAATAGCTTAATAGAAAGAGGATCAAAGGAACAAGGGAGGAAGCTCCTTGAAAAAATCAGAGGAACGAATGAGGTCGACGCGGAGTTCCAAGATATGCTTGATGCGGGTGAATTGGCAAATTCAATAAAGCACCCCTATTATAACATCCTTAAAAGAAGATACAGACCAGAGTTGGTCATGGCTATCTGCATGCCTGCATTCCAGATTCTGACCGGCATAAACTCAATCCTCTTTTATGCTCCAATGCTATTTCAAAGCATGGGATTTGGCAGACAGGCATCTCTCTACTCCTCAGCATTGACTGGAGTAGTTCTTGCTGGATCAACATTCATTTCTATTGCAACAGTAGATAGATTGGGGCGACGACCCTTACTCATCAGTGGTGGAATACAAATGATTGTATGCCAG GTTTCAGCTGCCATAATTCTGGGGATCAAATTTGGAGAAAACCAAGAATTGTCAAAAAGCTATTCAATATCGGTTGTAATAATACTCTCTCTATTTGTTCTAGCATTTGGATGGTCATGGGGGCCACTAGGATGGACAGTCCCAAGTGAGATATTTCCGTTAGAAATCCGATCGGCAGGGCAAAGTATAACAGTTGCTGTGAACCTTCTCTTCACTTTCATAATTGCACAGGCCTTTCTTTCCCTTCTCTGTTTTTTTAAGTATGGGATCTTCCTATTTTTTGCTGGCTGGACAGCCCTAATGAccctatttgtttttttgttcctACCTGAAACCAAGGGCATTCCCATTGAAGAGATGTCAATTTTGTTGAGGAAACATTGGTTCTGGAAAATGGTACTACCAGATGATGCAGTTTGA